A single genomic interval of Mesoplodon densirostris isolate mMesDen1 chromosome 8, mMesDen1 primary haplotype, whole genome shotgun sequence harbors:
- the FZD5 gene encoding frizzled-5 — protein MARPDPSAPPSLLLLLLAQLAGRAAAASKAPVCQEITVPMCRGIGYNLTHMPNQFNHDTQDEAGLEVHQFWPLVEIHCSPDLRFFLCSMYTPICLPDYHKPLPPCRSVCERAKAGCSPLMRQYGFAWPERMSCDRLPVLGRDAEVLCMDYNRSEATTAPPRPFPAKPTLSGLPGSPASGSDCAAGGPSVCKCREPFVPILKESHPLYNKVRTGQVPNCAVPCYQPSFSPDERTFATFWIGLWSVLCFISTSTTVATFLIDMERFRYPERPIIFLSACYLCVSLGFLVRLVVGHASVACSREHSHIHYETTGPALCTVVFLLVYFFGMASSIWWVILSLTWFLAAGMKWGNEAIAGYAQYFHLAAWLIPSVKSITALALSSVDGDPVAGICYVGNQNLNSLRGFVLGPLVLYLLVGTLFLLAGFVSLFRIRSVIKQGGTKTDKLEKLMIRIGIFTLLYTVPASIVVACYLYEQHYRESWEAALTCACPGPDSGQPRAKPEYWVLMLKYFMCLVVGITSGVWIWSGKTVESWRRFTSRCCCRPRRGHKSGGATAAGDYAEASAALTGRTAPPGPAAAYHKQVSLSHV, from the coding sequence atgGCTCGGCCTGACCCGTCCGCGCCGCCttcgctgctgctgctgctcctagCGCAGCTGGCGGGCCGGGCGGCGGCCGCCTCCAAGGCCCCAGTGTGCCAGGAAATCACAGTGCCCATGTGCCGCGGCATCGGCTACAACCTGACGCACATGCCCAACCAGTTCAACCACGACACGCAGGACGAGGCGGGTCTGGAGGTGCACCAGTTCTGGCCGCTGGTGGAGATCCACTGCTCGCCGGACCTGCGTTTCTTCCTGTGCTCCATGTACACGCCCATCTGCCTGCCCGACTACCACAAGCCGCTGCCGCCCTGCCGCTCGGTGTGCGAGCGCGCCAAGGCCGGCTGCTCGCCGCTCATGCGCCAGTATGGCTTTGCCTGGCCGGAACGCATGAGCTGCGACCGCCTCCCGGTGCTGGGCCGCGACGCCGAGGTCCTGTGCATGGATTACAACCGCAGCGAAGCCACCACGGCGCCCCCCAGGCCCTTCCCGGCCAAGCCCACCCTCTCAGGCCTGCCGGGGTCGCCGGCCTCGGGGAGCGACTGCGCCGCCGGCGGCCCGTCGGTGTGCAAGTGCCGCGAGCCCTTCGTGCCCATTCTCAAGGAGTCGCACCCGCTTTACAACAAGGTGAGGACGGGCCAGGTACCCAATTGCGCGGTGCCCTGCTACCAGCCGTCCTTCAGCCCCGACGAGCGCACGTTCGCCACCTTCTGGATCGGCCTGTGGTCTGTACTGTGCTTCATCTCCACCTCCACCACGGTGGCTACCTTCTTAATAGACATGGAACGCTTCCGCTACCCTGAGCGCCCCATCATCTTCCTGTCAGCCTGCTACCTGTGCgtgtctctgggcttcctggtgcGCCTGGTCGTGGGCCATGCCAGCGTCGCCTGCAGCCGCGAGCACAGCCACATACACTACGAGACAACGGGCCCTGCGCTGTGCACTGTCGTCTTCCTGCTGGTCTACTTCTTTGGCATGGCCAGCTCCATCTGGTGGGTCATCCTGTCGCTCACCTGGTTCTTGGCGGCGGGCATGAAGTGGGGCAACGAGGCCATTGCGGGCTATGCGCAGTACTTCCACCTGGCCGCGTGGCTCATCCCCAGTGTCAAGTCCATCACTGCGCTGGCACTGAGCTCCGTGGACGGGGACCCGGTGGCCGGCATCTGCTACGTGGGGAACCAGAACCTGAACTCGCTGCGCGGCTTCGTGCTGGGCCCGCTGGTGCTTTACCTGCTGGTGGGCACGCTCTTCCTCCTGGCGGGCTTCGTGTCGCTCTTCCGCATCCGCAGCGTCATCAAGCAGGGCGGCACCAAGACGGACAAGCTGGAGAAGCTCATGATCCGCATCGGCATCTTCACGCTGCTCTACACTGTGCCAGCCAGCATCGTGGTGGCCTGCTACCTGTACGAACAGCACTATCGCGAGAGCTGGGAGGCTGCGCTCACCTGCGCGTGCCCCGGCCCGGACTCTGGCCAGCCGCGCGCCAAGCCCGAGTACTGGGTGCTCATGCTCAAGTACTTCATGTGCCTTGTGGTGGGCATCACGTCGGGCGTTTGGATCTGgtctggcaagactgtggagtcGTGGCGGCGCTTCACCagccgctgctgctgccgcccGCGGCGGGGCCACAAGAGCGGCGGCGCCACGGCCGCCGGGGACTACGCCGAGGCGAGCGCAGCGCTCACGGGCAGGACCGCGCCGCCGGGCCCCGCCGCCGCCTACCACAAGCAGGTGTCCCTGTCGCACGTGTAG